The following are encoded together in the Phragmites australis chromosome 19, lpPhrAust1.1, whole genome shotgun sequence genome:
- the LOC133900909 gene encoding agamous-like MADS-box protein AGL65, with product MGRVKLKIKKLENISGRQVTYSKRRSGILKKAKELSILCDIDLILVMFSPTGKPTICIGERSNIEEVIAKYAQQTPQERAKRKLESLEALKKTFKKLDHDVNIQDFLGSGGQTVEELSSHLGSLQCQMADVQKRLSYWSDPDKVENIDHIRAMEQSLRESLDRVRIHKDNVSKQHLIGLQCAAAQFQHDMQLPLGLTGDPSPSSWFHNGGADGHQPMMLHDDPCLIHQSDIGCSTSTSLQSYPGYFSMRKQSTDTSGGSEHGQPTVQQQPPEFGQAECLTSLNLGAQFPYTPFDHTSLLNERMFRPDMELQDGGAGIDFGGGHFDLPRPGDEASFQNWASAAYGAAMIDHHQQQQQHHQQQPSSAQSLVQTMTKSLTISFMQQQI from the exons ATGGGGAGGGTCAAGCTGAAGATCAAGAAATTGGAGAACATCAGTGGGCGGCAGGTCACGTATTCGAAGCGGCGGTCGGGGATCCTGAAAAAGGCCAAGGAGTTGTCAATACTCTGCGACATTGATCTCATCCTTGTCATGTTCTCTCCCACAGGGAAGCCCACCATATGCATCGGCGAAAGAAG CAACATTGAGGAGGTCATAGCAAAATATGCTCAACAAACCCCTCAAGAAAGGGCTAAAAg GAAACTGGAGAGCTTAGAA GCCCTAAAGAAGACTTTCAAGAAGCTAGACCATGATGTAAATATTCAGGACTTCTTAGGCTCTGG GGGTCAGACAGTCGAG GAGTTATCAAGCCATCTCGGATCGTTGCAATGCCAAATGGCAGACGTTCAAAAGCGTCTCAG TTATTGGAGCGATCCCGACAAGGTTGAGAATATCGACCATATAAGAGCGATGGAGCAATCTCTGAGGGAATCTCTTGATCGCGTCCGAATCCATAAA GATAACGTTTCAAAGCAGCACCTGATCGGCCTGcagtgtgctgctgctcag TTCCAGCACGACATGCAGTTGCCTCTAGGACTGACCGGTGACCCGAGCCCTTCGTCATGGTTCCACAACGGCGGCGCCGACGGCCATCAACCGATGATGCTACACGATGACCCCTGCTTGATCCATCAGAG CGACATCGGGTGCTCAACGAGCACATCGCTGCAGAGCTACCCGGGCTACTTCAGCATGAGGAAGCAATCGACGGACACCAGCGGCGGCAGCGAGCACGGGCAGCCAACggtgcagcagcagccgccggaGTTCGGCCAGGCCGAGTGCCTGACGTCACTGAACTTGGGCGCGCAGTTCCCGTACACACCCTTCGATCACACCAGCCTGCTTAACGAGAGGATGTTCAGGCCGGACATGGAGCTACAAGACGGCGGAGCGGGCATCGACTTCGGTGGTGGCCACTTCGACCTGCCCAGACCTGGCGACGAGGCCAGCTTCCAAAACTGGGCGTCGGCGGCCTACGGCGCGGCCATGATcgaccaccaccagcagcagcagcagcatcaccaGCAGCAGCCATCGTCCGCACAA TCTCTTGTTCAAACCATGACTAAATCTCTGACCATCAGCTTCATGCAGCAACAAATCTAG
- the LOC133900594 gene encoding palmitoyl-acyl carrier protein thioesterase, chloroplastic-like yields MAGSLAASAFFPGPGSSPPSKNTTGELPDNLSVRGIAAKPNPPPGKMQVKAQAQALPKVNGTKVNLKTASLDMEETVPRSSTKTFYNQLPDWSMLLAAITTIFLAAEKQWTLLDWKPKKPDMLVDTFGFGRIVQDGLVFRQNFLIRSYEIGADRTASIETLMNHLQETALNHVKTAGLLGDGFGATPEMSKRNLIWVVSKIQLIVEQYPSWGDMVQVDTWVAASGKNGKRRDWHIRDYNSGRTILKATSVWVMMNKKTRRLSKMPDEVRAEIGPYYNGHSVITDEQSEKLTKPGNKIDGDATKQFIRKGLTPRWSDLDVNQHVNNVKYIGWILESTPISILEKHELASMTLDYRKECGRDSVLQSLTMVAGDCTTDAKQEAAAIQCDHLLQLESGADIVKAHTEWRPKGGARSGSESM; encoded by the exons ATGGCTGGATCCCTTGCCGCCTCTGCATTCTTCCCAGGGCCAGGGTCTTCTCCACCCTCAAAGAATACTACTGGTGAATTACCGGACAATTTGAGTGTGCGTGGCATTGCTGCAAAGCCTAATCCACCTCCTGGGAAAATGCAAGTAAAGGCACAGGCTCAAGCCCTTCCCAAGGTTAATGGCACCAAGGTTAACCTCAAGACTGCAAGCTTGGACATGGAGGAGACAGTGCCTCGTAGTTCTACAAAGACTTTCTATAACCAGCTGCCAGATTGGAGCATGCTTCTTGCAGCTATCACGACCATCTTCCTTGCCGCAGAGAAGCAGTGGACACTCCTTGACTGGAAGCCAAAGAAGCCTGACATGCTTGTTGACACATTTGGCTTTGGTAGGATCGTCCAGGATGGACTGGTTTTTAGGCAGAATTTTTTGATTCGGTCCTATGAAATTGGTGCTGATCGTACAGCTTCTATAGAGACATTAATGAATCATTTACAG gAAACGGCTCTTAACCATGTGAAGACTGCTGGTCTTCTTGGAGATGGTTTTGGGGCAACGCCAGAGATGAGCAAACGGAACTTGATATGGGTTGTTAGCAAAATCCAGCTTATTGTTGAGCAGTATCCATCATG GGGAGATATGGTTCAAGTTGACACATGGGTTGCTGCTTCTGGAAAAAATGGCAAGCGCCGAGATTGGCATATACGTGACTACAACTCTGGCCGAACAATCTTGAAAGCAACAAG TGTTTGGGTGATGATGAATAAGAAAACTAGAAGACTTTCAAAGATGCCAGATGAAGTTAGAGCTGAAATAGGCCCATATTACAATGGCCATTCAGTGATAACAGACGAGCAGAGTGAAAAGTTAACTAAGCCAGGGAACAAAATTGATGGTGATGCTACCAAGCAATTCATTAGAAAGGGGCTTACT CCTAGGTGGAGTGACCTTGATGTCAACCAGCATGTGAACAATGTCAAGTATATTGGGTGGATTCTTGAG AGCACTCCAATTTCAATACTGGAGAAGCATGAACTTGCAAGCATGACCCTGGATTACAGGAAGGAATGTGGCCGCGACAGCGTGCTGCAGTCACTCACCATGGTTGCGGGTGATTGCACCACCGATGCCAAGCAAGAGGCCGCCGCCATCCAGTGCGACCATCTGCTTCAGTTGGAGTCTGGAGCTGACATCGTGAAAGCACACACGGAGTGGCGACCAAAGGGAGGAGCGCGCTCTGGATCTGAGAGCATGTGA
- the LOC133900843 gene encoding probable polygalacturonase has protein sequence MPTHSNTERRLYYTKYPNLSLHLLPFLISLLICSFCNYTTRRIRGEGTMSWTKTRVSLLLVPVVAIAVQLFVNTSLPCRCRRCCFSPSLQQQQPGAGSSSPPSVSPKIPTNLAEKNHFFCRLFVCDWWCSSPAAPGIAAASSPSPSTAAKRGGGLMKRLVVLALVLAAALGLVRGDPRRLRDQAPPGSRPHSVTITEFGAVGDGKTLNTVPFQNAVFYARSFADKGGAQLYVPKGRWLTGSFNLTSHLTLYLEKGAVIIGAKDSSQWPIVEPLPSYGQGLDLPGPRHCSLINGYNLTDVVITGNNGVIDGQGSMWWEWLRSHELNHSRPHLVEFLYSEEIVISNLTFLNSPAWSIHPVYCSNVKVHNVTIETSLDAPLTDGIVPDSCSNVCIEDSAISVSHEAISLKSGWDKYGISFGRPTSDIHISRVDLQSSSGAALAFGSEMSGGISDIHANHLRIHDSYKGISFKTSLGRGGYIEEVVISDVQMDDVHVGIEVTGNCSSHPDDQFDPSELPVINQITLKNIVGTNISVAGVLSGIDSDPFTAICLSNLNFSMADSAPSGSWSCSNISGYSETVFPEPCSELRNTSSSSCFSLSTYSALAVA, from the exons ATGCCAACTCATTCCAATACAGAGAGGAGGCTGTACTACACCAAATACCCCAATCTTTCCCTTCATCTCCTTCCATTTTTAATTTCCCTTTTAATTTGCTCCTTTTGTAATTACACCACGAGGAGAATAAGAGGAGAAGGCACAATGAGTTGGACCAAAACCAGAGTGTCATTACTACTGGTACCAGTAGTAGCAATAGCAGtacagctctttgtaaacacaTCCCTCCCCTGCcgctgcaggcgctgctgcttctccccctcgctgcagcagcagcagccaggagccggctcctcctctcctccctccgttTCTCCCAAAATCCCAACAAATTTAGCGGAAAAAAACCATTTTTTCTGTCGTCTGTTCGTCTGCGACTGGTGGTGTTCTTCTCCGGCGGCGCCTGGGATCGCTGCTGCTtcgtctccctctccctctaccGCGGCGAAGAGGGGAGGGGGACTCATGAAGAGGCTA GTTGTCCTGGCATTGGTGCTGGCCGCCGCTCTCGGCTTGGTCCGCGGCGATCCGCGGCGGCTGCGGGACCAGGCGCCGCCGGGGTCGCGGCCGCACAGCGTCACCATCACCGAGTTcggtgccgtcggcgacggcaaGACCCTGAACACGGTGCCCTTTCAGAACGCCGTCTTCTATGCCCGCTCCTTCGCCGACAAGGGCGGCGCGCAGCTGTACGTGCCCAAGGGCCGGTGGCTCACCGGCAGCTTCAACCTCACCAGCCACCTCACCCTCTACCTGGAGAAAGGCGCTGTCATCATAGGCGCAAAG GATTCATCACAATGGCCGATTGTGGAACCTTTGCCATCTTATGGCCAAGGACTAGACCTTCCCGGTCCTAGACATTGCAGCTTAATAAATGGATACAATTTAACTGATGTTGTTATAACCG GGAACAATGGAGTTATTGATGGCCAGGGCTCTATGTGGTGGGAGTGGCTTCGCTCCCATGAGTTGAACCATAGTCGCCCTCATCTTGTAGAGTTTCTGTATTCTGAAGAAATCGTGATATCAAACTTGACATTCTTGAATTCGCCAGCCTGGAGCATACATCCAGTGTACTGCAG CAACGTAAAGGTCCACAATGTGACGATTGAGACCTCACTGGATGCTCCACTCACTGATGGCATAGTTCCAG ATTCATGTTCAAATGTGTGCATTGAAGACAGCGCAATTAGTGTCAGTCATGAAGCCATCTCACTGAAAAGCGGGTGGGACAAGTATGGCATTTCCTTCGGAAGGCCAACGTCGGACATTCATATCAGCAGAGTGGATCTGCAATCATCTTCTGGAGCTGCTCTTGCATTTGGCAGCGAAATGTCTGGTGGGATATCAGATATTCATGCTAACCATCTACGCATCCATGATTCCTATAAGGGCATCTCCTTTAAGACCTCGCTGGGCCGTGGAGGTTACATAGAGGAAGTGGTCATCTCCGATGTACAAATGGATGATGTCCATGTCGGCATTGAGGTCACTGGTAACTGTTCAAGCCACCCAGATGACCAGTTTGATCCATCTGAGCTCCCGGTGATCAACCAAATCACCCTTAAGAACATTGTCGGCACAAATATCTCTGTTGCTGGAGTTTTGTCAGGAATTGATAGCGACCCGTTTACTGCTATCTGCCTTTCCAATCTCAATTTCTCAATGGCTGATTCGGCTCCTTCAGGTTCCTGGTCTTGTTCCAACATTTCTGGATACTCTGAAACAGTCTTTCCTGAACCTTGCTCAGAACTCCGTAATACATCCTCGAGTTCTTGCTTCTCCCTTTCTACTTACAGTGCCCTTGCAGTAGCATAA